The window GCGTCAGCCGCATTTGGAGTTCCTCAACCACGGACGGCTGCCGGATCAACATGCGGTTCGAAAGCGGCACGAACATGGCCACGGCCTCGGCCGAGGTGCGCGACCGCATCGAGCGACTGAAACTCAAGCTGCCCAAGGACGTGGACCGAATCCTTCTTTTCCGCCATAATTCGAACTCCATTCCGATCATGGCGTTTGGCCTGTTTCGCGCGGGGGACGAAATGGAGTTCATCCATCTGGTGCGGACGATCATCCGATCGCGTTTGTCCCGCGTGGAAGGGGTCGCCGAAGTCACCATTTTTGCCAGCAAGCCGGAACCCGAAGTCCTTATCGAGTTCGACCAGAACCGGCTCAAGACGCACAACGTGGCCCTTTACCAAGTGGTGGGCCTGTTGCAAACCGCGAACTTGAATATGTCGGTCGGCTCCCTGAACGATGCCGGCAACAAGTTCTACGTCCGCGTGACCGACGAATACAACCGTCCGGAGGATTTGGCCGAGATTGTCATATCGCCGTCGGGTCTGCGCCTCAAGGATGTCGCCCAGGTGAGTTTCCGCACCCGCGAGGCGGAAGGGCATTACGACATTGACGACAAAGGCGGCGCCTTCATCATTATTCGCAAGGAATCCGAGGCCAACGCCGTTCAAACTTGCCGCAATGTGCTGGAGGAAATCGGGCGCATCAAGGCGGACCCGGCGTTCGAGGGCGTCGAGGAAAAAATCTTCTTTGATCAATCGGAATTGATTCTGACCGCACGAGACGGCCTGATCCACGAAGGCCAGGCGGGCGGCCTATTGGCCATCATCGTCCTGTACATTTTCCTCCTGCGGCTCCGCCCCACCCTGGTTGTCGCGCTGGCCATCCCCGTTTCGATGGTAACCGCCCTGGGCTACATGTATTTCACGGGCCTGACGCTCAACATGATCACGATGGTTTCGATGATCGTCGCGGTGGGCATGCTGGTAGACGACGCCATCGTGGTGGTCGAGAACATTTTCCGCTACCGGCAGTTGGGCCTCGATCCCGTGACCAGCGCCATCCGGGGCACGCAGGAAGTCATGGTGGCCGTCACGGCTTCGACCATCACCACCGTCGTGGTGTTCATCCCGGTCTTTTACATGCAAAGCGGCGAGATGGCGGCCTACATGAAGCAATTTGCCGTGCCCATGACCGCCGCCCTGTTTGCGAGTCTCTTTGTGGCCTTTACGCTGATTCCGCTGAGCACCAGCCGCATGAAACAGGAAAAGCCCAAGAATCGCCGCGGGGAGGATTCAAGCGCATGGAACCGCTGGCGCCTGCTGCGATTCTTCCAGGTTCATCCTATTACCCGCCTTATTCATTTGTACGCGAAGATCTTGGATCTTTCCCTGCGGCGGCGTCTGGCGAGCGTGGTGGCCATCGGCGCCGTCATGCTCGTCACGGCCTATTTCCCCTATCGGCGCGTGGGCATGCAGGACATGCCCACCCTCGACCTGCGGGAAATAGATGTACGGGTCGATCTCGACCAAAACTTTGACATGGCCATGGCGACCGACGTGTTCGAGCAACTCAAGGACGCCATCAAGAAACAGCGCGACGAACTCGACATTAAAAACCTCTTTACCCGCTACGGACCCGGAGGCGGTTCCATAGACGTTTACCTGAAAAAACCGGAAGAATACCCGGTCGGGCAGAAACCCCCGTATTCGACGCAGGATGCGCTCAATATCCTCTGGCAACGCCTGCCGGCCAAGCTGCCCGGCGTGGACATTCAACTGGCAATGCCGGAAACCCGCCGCGAGGGCGAAACGGCCAAAACGGTGTCGGTGCGCCTTTCGGGAGACGACTCGCTGCGGCTTGCCCAATTGGCGGAACAATTCCAATGGTTGATGCGGTCGTTGCCGAACATCACGGACGTCAACATCGGCGTGCCGCGCACCAAGCAGGAAGTCCAGTTGCAGGTGGACGGTCCGCGGGCGGACAGCGCGGGGATCAATCCGTCCGTGATCGCCCGCACGGTGGATGTGGCCTTGCGCGGCAACCGCCTGCCGTACCTCAAACAGGGTGGGCGCGAATTTCCGGTCTGGGCCCAATTTCGCGAAGAAGACCGGAAAAGCAAGGACAACCTTGAAAATGTCGCCGTCATCGGCAAAACGGGCCTTGTGCCACTCAACCAGCTGGTCAGCTTCGGCAAAGCGGAAATTCCCGCCAGCATCGAACGGATAGACGGCCGCAACGTCATCGGGATATCGGGCAAAGTGTCCGTCAACGACCTGATGCAAGTCCAGCGCGAATTACGCCGCCTGATGGCCTCGATCGAACTGCCCACCGGCTACACCATTGACGTCGGAGACGAGTTCCGCGAACTCAACGCGAATCTGGCCAATTTCGGCACAACCCTTTCCATGGCCGTCATTCTCATCTACATCGTGATGGCGGCGCTCTTCGAATCCCTGCTGCTCCCCCTTTCGATTCTCATGTCCGTTCCGCTGGCCTTCATCGGCGTTTACTGGGGCTTGTACATCACAGGTACCTCCCTGGACACGATCGGCCTCATCGGATGCATTCTGATGGTGGGGGTGGTGGTGCGCAACGGGATCGTCATCGTGGACCACATCAACCTGCTGCGATCGCAGGGCATGACGCGCCACGAGGCCGTCGTC of the Candidatus Hydrogenedentota bacterium genome contains:
- a CDS encoding efflux RND transporter permease subunit, translating into MKFSLPAFSLRHPVAVLMTLASCVGVGIIACYAMPLKFLPEMDFPFIGSFMPYPGATPQQVEREIAIPAEGEFRTIPGVSRIWSSSTTDGCRINMRFESGTNMATASAEVRDRIERLKLKLPKDVDRILLFRHNSNSIPIMAFGLFRAGDEMEFIHLVRTIIRSRLSRVEGVAEVTIFASKPEPEVLIEFDQNRLKTHNVALYQVVGLLQTANLNMSVGSLNDAGNKFYVRVTDEYNRPEDLAEIVISPSGLRLKDVAQVSFRTREAEGHYDIDDKGGAFIIIRKESEANAVQTCRNVLEEIGRIKADPAFEGVEEKIFFDQSELILTARDGLIHEGQAGGLLAIIVLYIFLLRLRPTLVVALAIPVSMVTALGYMYFTGLTLNMITMVSMIVAVGMLVDDAIVVVENIFRYRQLGLDPVTSAIRGTQEVMVAVTASTITTVVVFIPVFYMQSGEMAAYMKQFAVPMTAALFASLFVAFTLIPLSTSRMKQEKPKNRRGEDSSAWNRWRLLRFFQVHPITRLIHLYAKILDLSLRRRLASVVAIGAVMLVTAYFPYRRVGMQDMPTLDLREIDVRVDLDQNFDMAMATDVFEQLKDAIKKQRDELDIKNLFTRYGPGGGSIDVYLKKPEEYPVGQKPPYSTQDALNILWQRLPAKLPGVDIQLAMPETRREGETAKTVSVRLSGDDSLRLAQLAEQFQWLMRSLPNITDVNIGVPRTKQEVQLQVDGPRADSAGINPSVIARTVDVALRGNRLPYLKQGGREFPVWAQFREEDRKSKDNLENVAVIGKTGLVPLNQLVSFGKAEIPASIERIDGRNVIGISGKVSVNDLMQVQRELRRLMASIELPTGYTIDVGDEFRELNANLANFGTTLSMAVILIYIVMAALFESLLLPLSILMSVPLAFIGVYWGLYITGTSLDTIGLIGCILMVGVVVRNGIVIVDHINLLRSQGMTRHEAVVQAGRDRFRPVMMTALTTILGIMPLAFESRSGGTVSFISLGRSLVAGLTTGTILTLVIVPLFYTLIEDVKDFIVHFFGAFHRLRPAPMPVPSKSPD